From Myxocyprinus asiaticus isolate MX2 ecotype Aquarium Trade chromosome 10, UBuf_Myxa_2, whole genome shotgun sequence, the proteins below share one genomic window:
- the pcbp3 gene encoding poly(rC)-binding protein 3 isoform X9 — translation MEPNKVQSEGGLNVTLTIRLLMHGKEVGSIIGKKGETVKKMREESSARINISEGNCPERIVTITGPTDAIFKAFAMIAYKFEEDIINSMSNSPATSKPPVTLRLVVPASQCGSLIGKGGSKIKEMRESTGAQVQVAGDMLPNSTERAVTISGTPEAIIQCVKQICVVMLESPPKGATIPYRPKPASTPVIFSGGQVRADPLAASAANLSLLLQHQPLPAYTIQGQYAIPHPDQLTKLHQLAMQQTPFTPLGQTTPAFPGLDASPPASTHELTIPNDAA, via the exons ATGGAACCCAACAAAGTCCAGTCAGAGGGCGGCCTGAATGTGACCCTGACCATCAGACTTCTCATGCACGGCAAG gaaGTCGGAAGCATCATTGGGAAG AAAGGGGAAACTGTGAAGAAGATGCGTGAAGAG AGCAGCGCTCGCATCAACATCTCAGAAGGAAACTGTCCTGAAAGGATCGTCACCATCACTGGACCTACAGATGCCATCTTCAAGGCCTTCGCTATGATCGCATACAAGTTTGAAGAG GATATAATCAACTCCATGAGCAACAGCCCAGCCACCAGTAAGCCCCCTGTCACTTTGCGTCTTGTGGTGCCTGCCAGTCAATGCGGCTCTCTTATTGGCAAAGGAGGTTCGAAAATCAAAGAGATGAGAGAG TCCACAGGAGCTCAGGTGCAGGTAGCAGGGGACATGCTTCCCAATTCTACAGAGCGCGCTGTGACAATCTCTGGCACCCCAGAAGCCATCATCCAGTGTGTCAAACAGATATGTGTGGTCATGCTGGAG TCCCCACCGAAAGGTGCTACCATTCCCTACCGCCCAAAGCCCGCCTCCACCCCCGTCATTTTTTCAGGTGGCCAGGTAAGAGCCGACCCGCTGGCGGCGTCCGCAGCCAACCTCAGCCTTTTACTGCAGCACCAGCCACTGCCT GCCTACACAATTCAGGGACAATATGCCATTCCACACCCAGAT CAGTTGACCAAGCTCCACCAGTTGGCTATGCAGCAAACCCCCTTTACCCCCCTCGGACAGACCACCCCTGCTTTCCCTG